From Kitasatospora sp. MAP12-44:
CGCCCGGGGCCTTGGTAGCTCAGTGCCTTCATCCGCGCTCACCTCAGTGCCTTCACCGCGCTCACCCGCCCGCCTCAGGGCGCCAGGTCGCGGCGGGCGAGCAGGGCGAATGCCGCCAGGATCCCCGCCACGCCCACCCCGACCAGCACGCCGAACGAGGTCCAGGGCACCGTGCCGTGGGCGAGCGCGTCACCGGGCGTGTAGTAGTGGAACGGGCTGACGAACCGCAGCGGCGCCGCCTTGGACCAGGCGAGCGCGATGAAGTTGATCGCGAACCCGACCGCGCCGATCGCCACCGTCGTCCCCACCACATGGGCCTTTCGCCGGCCGCCGGCCGAGACCGCGAGCGAGGGCCCGGCCAAGCTCAACGCGAAGCCGATGCCCAGCAGACCCGCCGCGAACACCCCGCTGAGCGGCACGGTGGCATGCAGCCGCGGCGAGAGCGCGACCCCGGCGGCCACGGTGAGGGTGGCGGCCGCGGTGAGCAGCAGCGAGGCGAGCAGCAGCGCCGCCGTCCGCTCGGCCAGCAGGCGGGAGCGGGAGACCGGACGCACCATCAGCAGTTCGATGGTCCCGGACTCGACATCGGCGGCGACCGCCGCGGCCGCCAGCGAGCCGATCACGGTGAGCTGCAGCGCGATCCAGAACGGGTGGACCAGGCCGCCGCCCAGCAGGCCGGGGTAGCTGGCGATCGAGACGTCGCCGGTGGAACCGCTGAAGGCCTTGAACGCGCTGGGCGGCGTCCGGGCACCACCGGGGAACAGCTGCGCGGGCGGCACCGTCCTGGCGATCACCACGATCAGCGCCTCGAAGACGACCATGCCGACGGTCAGCGCGACCAGCATCCGACGGCGCCGGCGCAGCGCCAGCCACAGCAGCGGGTAGCGCTCCCTCACGGCTGCGCCTCCCCGGCTGGCTTCCGCACCGGGGTGCGGTAGAGATCGAGGAACGCCTCGTCCAGCCCGGCCTCCTGCACGGTGAGGTCCGCGACGGGCAGCGCGAGCAGGCCGCGCAGGGCGGCGACCACCTGGTCGGGGGGTATCAGCAGGGTGACCCGGTCGCCCTGCCAGCGCGGCGACCAGGCCTCGGCGGCGCCGAGCGGGCGCGCGCCCAGGCCGTCGGCGAAGCCGAGCCGGACCCGCCGGGCCCGGGCCTCGCGCAGCGCGGCGACCGACTGGACGGTCACCAGGCGGCCGGCCCGGACGATCGCCACCCGCCCGCAGGTGCGCTGGACCTCGGGCAGCACATGGCTGGAGAGCAGGACCGTGCGCCCCGCGGTGGCGGCTTCGTCCAGCAGCTCGAAGAAGGTCTCCTGGACAAGGGGGTCCAGGCCCTCGGTGGGCTCGTCCAGGACCACCAACTCGGGGTCGTGCTGCAGAGCCTGGACCAGGCCGAGCTTCTGCTTCATACCGCGCGAGTACTGCCGGACGGTCCGTCCCAGGTCCGCCGCCGACAGCGCCAGGCGCTCGCAGAGCTCGGGCCCCCGGGGTGCCGGGGCGCCCTGCAGGTCCGCCAGCAGCCGCAGGGTCTGGGCGCCGGTCAGCTCGGGGTAGAAGCGCAGTTCGCCGGGCAGGTAGCCGAGGAAGCGGGCGAGCCGGAGATGGTCGGCGACCGGGTCGAGGCCGAGCACCCGGACCCGCCCGGCGGTCGGGCGCAGCAGGCCGACCAGGCAGCGGATGGCGGTGGTCTTGCCCGCGCCGTTGGGGCCCAGGAACCCGAACACCTCGCCTCGTGCGACCGCGATGTCCAGGCCCTCGACGCCCACGGTGCGGCCGTAGCGCTTGGTGAGCGCGCTGAGCTCGATCACGTCCTCGCCCATCGCCGGCTCCCTCGCAGTCCTCGCCGCGGCTCTCCCCTCCCACCCTCCTACTGTGCCCCCGGGCCGGGCCTGGGGCGATGCCCGGCAGGTAGGGTGTCGGCTTGTGGCTGATCGCAGAACGGCAATGATGGAGGCGGCGGCGCGGGTGATCGCCCGGCGCGGGGTACGCGGCCTGCGGGTGGAGGAGTTGGCCGCGGAGGCCGGGGTGTCGACCTCGCTGATCTACTACCACTTCAAGGACCGCACGGGGATCCTGCGCGCGACGCTGGAGTTCATCAGCGACCGCGCCGAGCGCTACACCACGGAGCGAAGCAGCGACGCCGCGCCACTGGACGCCCGGGGCGAGCTGGAGCAGACCCTGCTGCTGGAGTTCCAGGACACCCCCTCGGTACGGGAGAACAGCATCGCCTGGGGCGAGCTGCGAGCCAGCGCCGTGTTCGACCCCGAACTGCGGGAGGACCTGGCCCGGGCCACCCTCATCTGGGTCCAGGAGACCGCCGAACTGCTCGGCCGAGTCCACCCGATGGCCGGAGCAGCGACCCTGGCCGCCTCCGCCGAGCGGCTGACCGCACTCCTTGAGGGCCTGAGCGTCCGCTGGCTCAGCGGCAGCCTCCCGCTCAACCACGCGCGCGAACTGATGGCGGAGGCCATCGACACCGAGCTCCAGCGCCTCCGCGGGTAGGCCGGACCAGTACTGCTGACGGCGAAGCGCCCGGCCCCCCTCGCGGGGACCGGGCGCGTACTGTCCCGCCACCCTGCGGCGGGTACCGTCCCGGGAGAGCGCTCACTGAGCTCAGATGTCGTGCTGGAAGTCGCCTCCACCGCCGCCGAAGAAGATGTCGGAGTCCTCGATCGTCGAAATCAGGAGCGAGACTCCCACGCCGAACCTGATGCCGTCGCGATTGACGTCATAGGTGTTCTCGTCATCCAGGGTCAGGCTGTGCTCCCCGGTGATGGAGAGGCCGTTGTTCGCGAAGATCTCCGTCTGACCGTCCCAGACGTTGACCCTTTTCAGGGTGGCGGTATCCGGGAGCCTGAAGAGCACGATGACGCGAACCAGAGTCGCCCGGCGGTCCTCGACGATGACCGGCGTCGGGATGGGGGTGTGGTACCAGTTCTCCTGGCGGCCCTGCTGATGGAACGTCACCCCGAAGCCCTCGCGAAAGCCGTTGACGTCGGTGTAGTTCTGCCCGTTGAAATTCAGTCCGGGACTCCCCATGACCTGGGGGACCGTCGCATAGCCGGGAACCCAGGAAGCAAACAGCTTCGACATATTCTTCCCTTACTGGACGAAGGGCCGGATATGGTTTCCAGCCACCACATTCGAGCGTCTCCCCGCCCAGGGTGCCCGGCAACTCGGAAGGCACTCACCCGGACGGCCCGTTTCGCTGTCGTCGCTGGCGTCGGTTACCAAACGGGCGCCAACCCGTCCGACCGTCACCGGCGAAAGCAGGGTCCCCCCGATGTCCGCTCTCCTTCAGCTGAGAGCCCTGGCCTTCTTATCGCCTTCGGCCGGTAACTGCGCCCGCCAGGCGCAGGCTTGGCGGGTGCGCCGTCAGGGCTGGTCCTGAGATGCCCGCGGCGAGGTCGCGGCGCCGGGTGCCGATGGTGTCGGGGTCCCAGCCCGGGTGTGGGAGGGAGGCCAGGAGCAGGCGGGTGTACGGGTCGCCGGGCGCGGTGAGCAGCTCCTCGACCGGGCGGTGCTCCACGGTCCGCCCCCGGTACATCACCAGTGCCTCGTCGCAGACGTAGCGCACCACCGCCAGGTCGTGGCTGACGAAGACCAGGCCGATGCCGGTGTCGCGGCGGATGTCGCAGAGCACGTTGAGGACTTGTGCCTGCACCGAGACGTCGAGGGCCGAGACCGCCTCGTCCAGCACCAGGACGGCCGGGTCGACGGCCAACGCCCGTGCGATCGCCGCCCGTTGGCGCTGTCCGCCGGAGAGGTCGCGGGGCAGCGCGGCCGCTTCGCGCTCGCCCAGGCCGACCTGGGCGAGCAGTTCGCGGACCCGGGCGGCCCGGGCCGGGCGGTCGGAGCAGCCGTGCAGGCGCAGCACGTCGTCCAGGGTCGCGCCGATGGCGATCCGGGCGTCCAGTGAGAGGTAGGGGTCCTGGAAGACGATCTGCACGGCCTTGGCGCGGGCCAGCCGCGCCGCTCGTCCCCGGGCCCGCGCGGCGAGCGGGGCGCCCTGCACCAGGATCTCGCCCTGGTCGGGGCGTTCCAGGCCGACCAGCATCCGCGCGGTGGTGGTCTTGCCCGAGCCGGACTCGCCGACCACCCCGATCGCTCCCCCGGCGTACAGCGCGAAGGACAGGTTGTCGACGGCGACCAGCGGGGAGCCGCCGGTCGGGTAGGTCTTGCGCAGGCCGACGGCTTGCAGCAGCGGTACGGGTTCGGCGCTCAACTGACCTGCTCCTTAGGTGTGATGGCCGCTTCGGCAGCCAGTGCATCGGTCAGTGCATCGGTCAGTTCCTCGGCCAGGTGGCAGGCCACCAGGCCCGGGCCGGGCACGGCCGGGACGAGCGGCGGCGGCGTCCGGTCGCAGAGCCCGGGGCGGGCGAAGCGGCAGCGGGGTGCGAAGCCGCAGCCGGGAGCGCTCTCCAGCAAGCCCATCGGCGCGCCGGGGATCGGCCGCAGCCGCTCCCGGGCGCCGTGCAACGGCGGGGACGAGCCGAGCAGGCCGGCGCTGTACGGGTGGCGGGGTGCGGCGAGCAGGTCGGCGGCGGTGGCGGTCTCCACGATCCGGCCCGCGTACATCACGTAGATCCGGTCGCAGCAGGCGGCGGCGAGGTCGAGGTCGTGGGTGATCAGCAGCAGGCCCAGGCCGCGCTCGCGTTGCAGCCCGCGCAGGATGGCCATGATCTCGGCCTGGGTGGTGACGTCCAGCGCGGTGGTCGGCTCGTCGCAGAGCAGCAGCCCCGGATCACTGGCGAGCGCTCCGGCGATCATCACGCGTTGCAGCATGCCGCCGGACAACTGGTGCGGGTACTGCCGCAGTTGGCGGCGCGGGTCAGGCAGGCCGACAGCGTCCAGCAGCTCGACGGCGCGCAGCTCGGCCGCCGCCCTGCCGCGGTCGCCGACCACGCGCAGCGCCTCGGTGAGGAACTCGCCGACCCGGCGCACCGGGTTGATCCCGGCCCGCGGGTCCTGGAAGATCATCGCCGCCTTGCCGGTGCGCACCGCGCGCAGCGTCGCCGCGTCCGCGCCGATCACCTCCAGGCCGTCGACGCGGACCTGCCCGCCGGTGCCGGCCCCGGCCGGGAGCAGGCCGAGGGCGGCGCGGGCGGTCACCGACTTGCCGGAGCCGGACTCGCCGACCAGGGCGACGGCCTCCCCGGCGGCGACGCTCAGGCTGACGCCGTCCAGGAGGGGCCGGGCCATCCCGGGCAGCGTGACGCTCAGCTCCTGGTAGGCGAGCAACAGCGGGTCGATCGGCGTGTCGATCGGCAGGTCGATCGGCGGGTCGATCGGCGGCATCAGGACTCTCTCCTCGCGAGCCGGTCGCCGAGGTGCTCCCCGACGACGTTGAAGGCGACCACGACCAGCACGACGGCGACCGCCGGAACGATCGCGGACAGCGGCTGGCCCTGCAGCAGGGCCACCTGCCCCTGGTTGATCATCGCGCCCCAGTCCGGGGTGGGCGGCTGCACGCCGAGCCCCAGGAACGACAGCGCGGCCAGGTCGAGCAGCGCGTAGCCGAAGTTCACCGTCGACTGGGCGAGCACGGTGGGCGTGATGGTGGGCAGCAGCCGGCGCAGTGCGATGAAGACCGCGGAGTGGCCCTGGACCCGGTAGGCGGCGATGTAGGGCCGCACCTTCTCCTGGGCGGTCAGGCCGCGCACCAGCCGCGCGGTGTACGGCAGGTAGGCCACCGCCATGGCGAGCACGGGCGCGGTCAGCCCCTTGCCGAACAGCGCGACGGCCAGGATCGCCAGCAGCAGCGCCGGGAAGGCGAAGAGGATGTCCAGCACCCGGCCGATCACGGTGTCGACCCAGCCGCCGCGCCAGGCGGCGAACAGGCCGACCGCGATGCCGAGGACGGTGGAGAAGATCACCACGGCCAGCGGTCCGACCAGGCTGGTGCGGGTGCCCTCGATCAGCGCCGAGAGGGTGTCGTGGCCGCCGTTGTCGGTACCGAGCCAGTGGCCGGCGCCGGGTCCGACCAGCGTGTTGCCCAGGTCGCCGTAGGTCGGGTCCTGCGGAGCGAGCCAGGGCGCGAGCAGCGCCACCAGGACGAACCCGGCCAGCACCAGCACGCAGAGCCGCACCAGCCGGCCGCCGCCGACCCGGCGCAGCCAGGCCAGCGGACCGCGGCCGCGCCGCCGCGCCGGGCGCGCGCCCATCGAAGCAGCGCTCGCCGAACCAACGTCCGTCGAACCAGCATCCGTAGAAGCAGCGTCCGTCAAACCAGCGTCCGTGGCGCTCATCGGGCTCCTCCTGCCGTGCGCACGCGCGGGTCGATCAGCGGATACACCAGGTCCACCAGGGTGTTGACGACGACGAAGGCGGCGACCACCAGCAGCACGATCGCCTGGACCACCTGGAAGTCCAGCTCGTCCACGCACTGCACCAGGAGCGATCCCACCCCGGACATCCCGAACGCGGTCTCGACGATCGCGGTGCTCACCAGCATCCCCGAGATCAGCAGCCCGCAGACCGTGGTGATCGGGCCCAGCGCGTTGCGCAGGACATGGCGCCGGATCACCGTGGGCCGCGGCACGCCCCGGCTCAGCGCCACCTCGACGTGCTCGCGCCGCAGTTCGTCGAGCATCGCCGAGCGGGTCACCCGGGTGACCAGCGCCATGAAGGTCACCGAGAGCGCGATCGCCGGCAGCACGACGTGGTGCAGCCGGTCCAGCACCCCGGCGCCATTGCCGATGGTGGGGAACCAGCCCAGCCGCACCCCGAACACCGAGCGCAGCATGATCGCGGCGACGAACGAGGGCACCGCCGCCCCGACCGTGACCAGTAGCAGCACCGCGGAGCCGGTCCGGGTGCCGTTGCGCAGCGCGCCCACGATCCCGGCGCCGATCCCCACCACGGCGATCATCAGCGTCGACACCCCGACCAGCAGCAGGGTGGCCGGCAGACGCGACCAGAGCACCTCCCAGACGCTCTGGTGGAAGAGGTAGGAGCGCCCGAAGTCGCCGTGCAGCACGCCGTCCAGCCAGTGCCAGTAGCGCACCGGGAACGGGTCGTCGAAGCCGTACTGGTGGCGGATCGCGGCGAGTTCCTGCGGGCTGGGGCTGCGCCCGCGCACCAGGAAGCTCGCCGGGTCGCCGGGCGCCAGGTAGAGCGAGGAGAACACCAGGAAGGAGGTGACCAGCAGGGTCGCCGCCATGCCCAGCAGTCTGCGCACCGCCGACCCGGCGACCGAGGCCAGCCGCGCGGTGACGGCGCGGGCCGTCACGGCGTTGGCCGCCGCCGCGGGGGCCGTCACGTCGGCGGTCATCCCTTGGCCCCGATCTCGGCGGCCCACGGGTAGTAGAGGTAGGCGATGGACGGCCGGACGCCGGTGATCCGCTTGCCGAGGAAGACGCTGACCGGCTCGGTGTAGAGCGGCAGCCAAGGCAGCTGCGTCATGGCGGTCTGCTGGGCCTGCTCGGTGGCCGCGGCGTGCGCGGCCGGGTCGTAGGCACCGACGGCCTGGTTGACGGCCGCGTCGAACTGCGGGTTCGACCAGCCGCCGTAGTTGCTGAACGCCCCGGTCTGCAGCCCGGCGTACATGTCCAGCGGGTCGGTGATCGAGGTGTACCAGAAGGTGAGGAAGAGGTCGATGCCCTGGCGGGCGGCCGGGTCGGTGAACAGGGCCGTGTACTTGTCCGCGGAGATGGTGTCGATCTCCGGCTTGAGGCCGATCGCGGTGGCGGCCTGGGCGACGGCCTGGGTGATGATCGTGGTCTGCGAGTCCAGCGGGCTGGTCGCGATCACGATCTTCTGACCGGCCACCCCGGCCTGCGCGGCCAGCGCCTTGGCCTTGGCGGGGTCGTAGGGGTAGGCGGGCAGCGCCTTGAGCGCGTCGGCGGCTGCGGTGCCCGGCGCGCCGCTCCAGTTGTTGGCGGTCACCAGCGAGTTCGCCACCTCGCCCACCCCGCCGGCGCCGGCCTTGACGATGCCCTTGCGGTCGATGGCCATCAGCAGTGCCTGGCGCACCCGGACGTCGCCGAGCGGGCCCTTGAGGTTGTTGACCACCTCGTCGGAGACCGTGGTGTTCTGGCCGAAGTAGAGCGTGCCGGCCGGGCTGGAGCGCAACTGCCCGTACGCGTCGGGCGGCACCATCCAGCCGCCGTCCACCTCGCCGGTGCGGAAGGCGTTGACCCGGGTGGTCGGGTCGGAGAGGAAGACGAACTTCACCTGGGCGGCCTTGGCCTTGAGCTGCGGGTCCCAGTAGTCGTCGAAGCGCTTGAGCACCAGCGACTGGCCCGAGGTCCAGGAGGAGAACGCGAACGGACCGGTGCAGTTCACCCCGTCCGCCGGATTGCCGTAGTTCTTGCCGTCCTTGGCCAGGGTGGCGGCGGACTCGACGGTGCCGGGGCTGGCGGCCATGTACTTGTTGAAGGTGGAATCAGGGGTGTTGAGCGTGACGGTGACCTGCAGCGGGCCGGTCTTGTCGACCGACTTCACATTGCGGTACGGGGAGGTCCAGTCGCCCGCCACCGCCGGGTCCAGGTTGCGGCGCAGCGAGGCCACCACGTCGTCGGCGGTGAGCACCGTGCCGTCGTGGAAGTGCACGCCGGGGCGGATCTGGTAGACCCAGCTGGTGGGCGTCGGGTTGCTGTACGAGGTGGCCAGACTCGGGGAGGTGGTGAGGTCCGGGTTCCAACGCAGCAGGCTCTCGCAGACGTTGGCGAGGATCTGGTTCGGCGGGAAGTCGAAGGAGTAGGCGTAGTCGATCGAGGTCGGCTCGCCGAAGAGCGACCAGGTGAACGAGTCGATCGGGCCGGCGGCGGCGGGGGTGGCGTCCGTCAGCTGGTACGCGGCGCCGGCGGCCGGGTGGGCGGTGCCGGCGCACGCGCTGGTGGCGAGGACGGCGGCGGCCAGCGCGCCGGCTGCCAGGGTGCGACGGGTACGCGGGACGGGTCTTGACTTCGTCATGGAGACTCCTGGGGTGTCGCGAGCGGGCTGTCGCGGGTGGGGGGAGTTCAGAAGGCCGCGGTGTGGACCGCTTGCCCGTCGAGGTAGGTCCGGCGCACCCGGGTCAGGCCGATCTCCTCGGCCGGGTGCGCGAAGGGGTCGCGGTCCAGCACGACGAGGTCCGCGTACTTGCCCGCCTCGATGGTCCCGGTGACCTCGTCGAGGTGGTTCACCCAGGCGCTTCCGGCGGTGTACGCGGTGAGGGCCTCAGCGAGCGTCAGGGCCTGCTGCGGGTAGAACGGCTCGCGCGGCGGGTGGTCGTGGCGTCCGGCGTCCGGCACCGCCCGGTTGACCGCGACGTGGATGCCCCACAGCGGGTCGGGGCTGCTCACCGACCAGTCGCTGCCGGCCACCAGCCGGGCGCCGAGCCGCTGCAGATCGCCGAACGGGTACTGCAGGGCCGAGCGTTCGGGGCCGAGGAAGGGGATCGTCAGCTCGTCCATCTGCGGCTCGTGCGCGGCCCACAGCGCCTGGATGTTCGCGGCGGCCCCCACCTGGGCGAACCGTGCGAGGTCGTCGGGGTGGACCACCTGCAGGTGCGCCAGGTGGTGGCGGTTGTCGCTGGGCCCGTTGGCCGCCAGCGCCGCGGCCAGCGCGTCCAGCGCCTCGCGGACGGCGCGGTCGCCCAGCGCGTGGAAGTGCACCTGGAAGCCCGCGCGGTCCAGCGCGCAGACCGCCTCGGTCAGCACCTCGGGACCGACGAAGGTGAGGCCGGAGTTGGCGGTGGGGCAGCCGCAGCGGTCCAGGTAGGGCTCCAGCATGCTCGCGGTGAAGTTCTCCGCGATGCCGTCCTGCATGATCTTCACCGAGGTCGCACGGAAGCGTCCCAGCTGTCCGCCCCGGCGGCGCTCCTCCAACTCGGGGAGCTGTTCCAGGCCGCGCTCGCGGTCCCACCAGAGCGCGCCGACCACCCGGGCCCGCAGCGAGCCGTCGGCGGCCGCGCGCCGGTAGACGTCGTAGTTGTCAGGGTTGCCGGGGAAGGCGCCGATCATGGCGTCCTGCCAGCTGGTCACCCCGAGTGAGAACAGGTGCTGCTGGGCGACGAGCAGACCGGCCAGTGCCTCGTCGGCGGTCGCGGGCGGGACATGGGCGGCGACCAGGTCCATGGCGCCCTCCTGGAGGGTGCCGATCGGGCTGCCGTCCGGTTCGCGCTCGATCCGGCCGTCCGCGGGGTCGGGGGTGTCCCGGCCCACGCCCGCCAGGCGCAGCGCGGCCGAGTTGACCCAGGCGCCGTGGCCGTCGCGGTTGGTGAGCAGCACGGGCCGGTCCGGCACGACCGCGTCCAGCATGGCCCGGGTGGGGACGCCGCCGGGGAAGACGTCCATCGACCAGCCGCCACCGCAGATCCACTCGGCCTCGGGGTGGGCGGCGGCGTAGTCGGCGACCGCGCTGAGGTAGCCCTCCAGCGAGTGCCGCGCGGACAGGTCGCAGCGCAGCATCTGGACGCCGGCCACCGCCG
This genomic window contains:
- a CDS encoding ABC transporter permease subunit, whose amino-acid sequence is MRERYPLLWLALRRRRRMLVALTVGMVVFEALIVVIARTVPPAQLFPGGARTPPSAFKAFSGSTGDVSIASYPGLLGGGLVHPFWIALQLTVIGSLAAAAVAADVESGTIELLMVRPVSRSRLLAERTAALLLASLLLTAAATLTVAAGVALSPRLHATVPLSGVFAAGLLGIGFALSLAGPSLAVSAGGRRKAHVVGTTVAIGAVGFAINFIALAWSKAAPLRFVSPFHYYTPGDALAHGTVPWTSFGVLVGVGVAGILAAFALLARRDLAP
- a CDS encoding ATP-binding cassette domain-containing protein codes for the protein MGEDVIELSALTKRYGRTVGVEGLDIAVARGEVFGFLGPNGAGKTTAIRCLVGLLRPTAGRVRVLGLDPVADHLRLARFLGYLPGELRFYPELTGAQTLRLLADLQGAPAPRGPELCERLALSAADLGRTVRQYSRGMKQKLGLVQALQHDPELVVLDEPTEGLDPLVQETFFELLDEAATAGRTVLLSSHVLPEVQRTCGRVAIVRAGRLVTVQSVAALREARARRVRLGFADGLGARPLGAAEAWSPRWQGDRVTLLIPPDQVVAALRGLLALPVADLTVQEAGLDEAFLDLYRTPVRKPAGEAQP
- a CDS encoding TetR/AcrR family transcriptional regulator, giving the protein MADRRTAMMEAAARVIARRGVRGLRVEELAAEAGVSTSLIYYHFKDRTGILRATLEFISDRAERYTTERSSDAAPLDARGELEQTLLLEFQDTPSVRENSIAWGELRASAVFDPELREDLARATLIWVQETAELLGRVHPMAGAATLAASAERLTALLEGLSVRWLSGSLPLNHARELMAEAIDTELQRLRG
- a CDS encoding DUF6623 family protein, with the translated sequence MSKLFASWVPGYATVPQVMGSPGLNFNGQNYTDVNGFREGFGVTFHQQGRQENWYHTPIPTPVIVEDRRATLVRVIVLFRLPDTATLKRVNVWDGQTEIFANNGLSITGEHSLTLDDENTYDVNRDGIRFGVGVSLLISTIEDSDIFFGGGGGDFQHDI
- a CDS encoding ATP-binding cassette domain-containing protein, which produces MSAEPVPLLQAVGLRKTYPTGGSPLVAVDNLSFALYAGGAIGVVGESGSGKTTTARMLVGLERPDQGEILVQGAPLAARARGRAARLARAKAVQIVFQDPYLSLDARIAIGATLDDVLRLHGCSDRPARAARVRELLAQVGLGEREAAALPRDLSGGQRQRAAIARALAVDPAVLVLDEAVSALDVSVQAQVLNVLCDIRRDTGIGLVFVSHDLAVVRYVCDEALVMYRGRTVEHRPVEELLTAPGDPYTRLLLASLPHPGWDPDTIGTRRRDLAAGISGPALTAHPPSLRLAGAVTGRRR
- a CDS encoding ABC transporter ATP-binding protein, producing MARPLLDGVSLSVAAGEAVALVGESGSGKSVTARAALGLLPAGAGTGGQVRVDGLEVIGADAATLRAVRTGKAAMIFQDPRAGINPVRRVGEFLTEALRVVGDRGRAAAELRAVELLDAVGLPDPRRQLRQYPHQLSGGMLQRVMIAGALASDPGLLLCDEPTTALDVTTQAEIMAILRGLQRERGLGLLLITHDLDLAAACCDRIYVMYAGRIVETATAADLLAAPRHPYSAGLLGSSPPLHGARERLRPIPGAPMGLLESAPGCGFAPRCRFARPGLCDRTPPPLVPAVPGPGLVACHLAEELTDALTDALAAEAAITPKEQVS
- a CDS encoding ABC transporter permease, whose amino-acid sequence is MGARPARRRGRGPLAWLRRVGGGRLVRLCVLVLAGFVLVALLAPWLAPQDPTYGDLGNTLVGPGAGHWLGTDNGGHDTLSALIEGTRTSLVGPLAVVIFSTVLGIAVGLFAAWRGGWVDTVIGRVLDILFAFPALLLAILAVALFGKGLTAPVLAMAVAYLPYTARLVRGLTAQEKVRPYIAAYRVQGHSAVFIALRRLLPTITPTVLAQSTVNFGYALLDLAALSFLGLGVQPPTPDWGAMINQGQVALLQGQPLSAIVPAVAVVLVVVAFNVVGEHLGDRLARRES
- a CDS encoding ABC transporter permease, translated to MTADVTAPAAAANAVTARAVTARLASVAGSAVRRLLGMAATLLVTSFLVFSSLYLAPGDPASFLVRGRSPSPQELAAIRHQYGFDDPFPVRYWHWLDGVLHGDFGRSYLFHQSVWEVLWSRLPATLLLVGVSTLMIAVVGIGAGIVGALRNGTRTGSAVLLLVTVGAAVPSFVAAIMLRSVFGVRLGWFPTIGNGAGVLDRLHHVVLPAIALSVTFMALVTRVTRSAMLDELRREHVEVALSRGVPRPTVIRRHVLRNALGPITTVCGLLISGMLVSTAIVETAFGMSGVGSLLVQCVDELDFQVVQAIVLLVVAAFVVVNTLVDLVYPLIDPRVRTAGGAR
- a CDS encoding ABC transporter substrate-binding protein → MTKSRPVPRTRRTLAAGALAAAVLATSACAGTAHPAAGAAYQLTDATPAAAGPIDSFTWSLFGEPTSIDYAYSFDFPPNQILANVCESLLRWNPDLTTSPSLATSYSNPTPTSWVYQIRPGVHFHDGTVLTADDVVASLRRNLDPAVAGDWTSPYRNVKSVDKTGPLQVTVTLNTPDSTFNKYMAASPGTVESAATLAKDGKNYGNPADGVNCTGPFAFSSWTSGQSLVLKRFDDYWDPQLKAKAAQVKFVFLSDPTTRVNAFRTGEVDGGWMVPPDAYGQLRSSPAGTLYFGQNTTVSDEVVNNLKGPLGDVRVRQALLMAIDRKGIVKAGAGGVGEVANSLVTANNWSGAPGTAAADALKALPAYPYDPAKAKALAAQAGVAGQKIVIATSPLDSQTTIITQAVAQAATAIGLKPEIDTISADKYTALFTDPAARQGIDLFLTFWYTSITDPLDMYAGLQTGAFSNYGGWSNPQFDAAVNQAVGAYDPAAHAAATEQAQQTAMTQLPWLPLYTEPVSVFLGKRITGVRPSIAYLYYPWAAEIGAKG
- a CDS encoding amidohydrolase; amino-acid sequence: MADTGQRADTVFLGGRVFTATSAAPIDAAVAIGGGRILAVADEADIRALIGADTEIVDLAGGLLVPGFQDAHVHPAVAGVQMLRCDLSARHSLEGYLSAVADYAAAHPEAEWICGGGWSMDVFPGGVPTRAMLDAVVPDRPVLLTNRDGHGAWVNSAALRLAGVGRDTPDPADGRIEREPDGSPIGTLQEGAMDLVAAHVPPATADEALAGLLVAQQHLFSLGVTSWQDAMIGAFPGNPDNYDVYRRAAADGSLRARVVGALWWDRERGLEQLPELEERRRGGQLGRFRATSVKIMQDGIAENFTASMLEPYLDRCGCPTANSGLTFVGPEVLTEAVCALDRAGFQVHFHALGDRAVREALDALAAALAANGPSDNRHHLAHLQVVHPDDLARFAQVGAAANIQALWAAHEPQMDELTIPFLGPERSALQYPFGDLQRLGARLVAGSDWSVSSPDPLWGIHVAVNRAVPDAGRHDHPPREPFYPQQALTLAEALTAYTAGSAWVNHLDEVTGTIEAGKYADLVVLDRDPFAHPAEEIGLTRVRRTYLDGQAVHTAAF